A stretch of Chitinophaga caeni DNA encodes these proteins:
- a CDS encoding carbohydrate-binding family 9-like protein, with protein MQQLKVPFCMASTPWQLEEISNVLDGQAMIPIACNPWPEFGHEVKAGFSMAHCREAILLKYYVEESYLLAAATANGEVHKDSCVEFFVAFDGDEHYYNLEFNCIGWYKAGYGSFRENRDTLPAEVTDRIQTATNIRSSVQNGARRFYWELTMVLPLEVFCFHGIQGLSDLKVRGNFHKCGDELPTPHFLTWNHVRAEEPDFHRVEDFADILFL; from the coding sequence ATGCAGCAATTGAAAGTACCGTTTTGTATGGCTAGCACACCCTGGCAATTGGAGGAAATCAGCAATGTTTTAGACGGGCAGGCAATGATCCCGATCGCATGTAATCCCTGGCCGGAATTTGGGCACGAAGTAAAAGCAGGGTTCTCGATGGCGCATTGCAGGGAAGCCATTTTATTGAAGTATTACGTGGAGGAAAGTTACCTGCTGGCGGCTGCTACCGCTAACGGGGAAGTGCATAAAGATAGTTGCGTGGAATTTTTCGTAGCCTTTGACGGTGATGAGCATTATTATAACCTGGAATTTAATTGCATCGGTTGGTACAAGGCCGGTTACGGATCATTCCGGGAGAACAGGGATACCTTACCTGCCGAAGTAACGGATCGTATCCAAACAGCAACAAATATCCGTTCCTCCGTTCAAAACGGGGCAAGACGTTTTTATTGGGAACTTACGATGGTATTGCCCTTGGAAGTATTTTGTTTCCACGGGATACAGGGATTGTCGGACTTGAAAGTAAGGGGTAACTTCCACAAGTGCGGCGATGAATTACCTACCCCGCATTTCCTTACTTGGAACCATGTTCGTGCAGAAGAACCGGATTTTCACCGCGTGGAAGATTTTGCAGACATTTTATTTTTATAA